In one window of Fictibacillus phosphorivorans DNA:
- the bshB1 gene encoding bacillithiol biosynthesis deacetylase BshB1 — protein MTVESWLAFGAHSDDVEIGMGATIKAETDRGRDVIICDLTEAELSSNGTVDIRKKEAERAAGILGVNTRNNLQLPDRGLYMKEEYILELVSVIREHKPQYVFAPYWVDRHPDHGNCARLVKEAVFSAGIINIQDPNHLPAHKVKNIFYYMINSAERPQLFVDVTGSYKAKIEALSAYPSQFVKTVDSIDTPLTNGYIERVESRDKLFGLEAGVSYAEGFIPEQTYITNHL, from the coding sequence ATGACCGTTGAAAGCTGGTTGGCCTTTGGCGCTCATTCCGATGATGTTGAGATCGGCATGGGAGCTACGATTAAAGCAGAAACAGATAGGGGCCGTGACGTGATCATCTGCGACTTAACAGAAGCAGAATTATCATCGAACGGTACCGTAGACATCAGAAAAAAAGAGGCAGAAAGAGCAGCTGGGATTTTAGGAGTTAACACAAGAAATAACCTACAGTTGCCTGATCGAGGACTTTATATGAAAGAAGAATATATCCTAGAGCTCGTTTCCGTTATTCGTGAACACAAACCTCAATATGTGTTCGCGCCCTATTGGGTCGATCGTCATCCAGATCACGGAAACTGCGCACGTCTTGTAAAAGAAGCGGTCTTTTCTGCGGGTATTATAAATATTCAAGACCCGAATCATCTGCCTGCACACAAAGTAAAAAATATTTTTTATTACATGATCAACAGTGCAGAGAGACCACAGCTCTTTGTCGATGTAACAGGATCTTACAAAGCAAAGATTGAGGCGTTGAGCGCGTATCCATCTCAGTTTGTGAAAACAGTGGATAGTATCGATACACCGCTTACGAATGGTTATATCGAAAGAGTCGAATCTCGTGACAAACTGTTTGGTCTTGAAGCAGGTGTCAGTTATGCAGAAGGATTCATTCCAGAACAAACGTATATAACTAACCATCTATAA
- the mgsA gene encoding methylglyoxal synthase, translating into MKIALIAHDKKKNDMINFTVAYAPILKHHTLFATGTTGFKINEATGLDIKRFQSGPLGGDQQIGALIAENDLDLVLFFRDPLTAQPHEPDVSALMRLCDVYQIPLATNVASAELFIRSLERGDLDWRKIIDERESDKK; encoded by the coding sequence ATGAAAATAGCTCTTATTGCGCACGATAAGAAAAAGAACGATATGATCAACTTTACCGTTGCATACGCACCGATTCTAAAGCATCACACGTTGTTTGCAACAGGAACAACAGGATTTAAAATAAATGAAGCCACCGGGCTTGATATCAAACGTTTTCAATCGGGACCATTAGGTGGAGATCAGCAGATCGGAGCATTGATCGCAGAGAACGATCTTGATCTTGTCTTGTTTTTCAGAGATCCGTTGACTGCACAGCCTCATGAGCCTGATGTTTCAGCTTTGATGCGTCTATGTGATGTGTATCAGATTCCGCTCGCAACAAACGTGGCTTCAGCAGAACTTTTTATTCGTTCACTCGAACGAGGAGATCTGGATTGGAGAAAAATAATAGATGAAAGAGAGTCAGACAAAAAATGA
- the dapB gene encoding 4-hydroxy-tetrahydrodipicolinate reductase, which yields MNNIRIILAGPRGKMGQEALKMIEDTSHFELVAAVDSKNDGLQVKDLLGAPQSLEAPVYDDMENCLASIEADVVVDLTRPDIGKKHLELALNKGLRTVIGTTGFSNEDLERLKALAEEKQTGAIIAPNFAIGAILMMKFSQMAAKYLPDIEIIEKHHDQKLDAPSGTALKTAQLITEVREEKKQGHPDEKEDLKGARGAELEGIRIHSVRLPGLVAHQEVIFGGEGQVLTIRHDSMNRTSFMPGVRLAVESVMNIEGLVYGLENIME from the coding sequence ATGAATAATATTCGTATCATACTTGCAGGACCACGAGGAAAAATGGGGCAAGAAGCGTTGAAGATGATCGAGGATACTTCTCATTTTGAACTTGTGGCAGCTGTAGATTCAAAAAATGATGGACTTCAAGTAAAAGATCTTTTAGGTGCACCTCAGTCTTTAGAAGCACCTGTATATGATGATATGGAAAACTGTCTTGCTTCTATTGAAGCAGATGTGGTTGTCGATCTTACGCGTCCAGATATCGGCAAAAAACACCTTGAGTTAGCACTTAACAAAGGTCTGCGCACGGTAATTGGAACAACCGGTTTTTCAAATGAAGACTTAGAGCGTCTTAAAGCTCTTGCTGAAGAAAAACAAACAGGTGCTATCATCGCGCCAAACTTTGCGATCGGTGCAATTTTAATGATGAAATTTTCCCAAATGGCAGCGAAATATCTACCGGATATCGAGATCATTGAAAAGCATCATGATCAAAAGCTAGATGCGCCGTCAGGTACGGCATTAAAAACCGCACAATTGATCACAGAAGTGAGAGAGGAAAAGAAACAAGGTCATCCGGATGAAAAGGAAGATCTTAAAGGAGCACGAGGCGCTGAACTAGAAGGGATTCGTATTCATAGTGTAAGATTACCTGGACTGGTCGCTCACCAAGAAGTTATTTTCGGAGGAGAGGGTCAAGTATTAACGATCCGTCACGATTCGATGAACAGAACGTCATTCATGCCAGGCGTTCGCCTTGCAGTAGAAAGTGTAATGAACATTGAAGGTCTTGTATACGGCCTTGAAAATATTATGGAATAA
- a CDS encoding nucleotide pyrophosphohydrolase, with product MANRTLKESQDVVDQYISQFKEGYFSPLAMLARLTEELGELAREVNHHYGEKPKKSTEDKKTVEEELGDMFFVLICLANSLNIDLDDALKTVMNKFETRDKDRWTKKEGETTHE from the coding sequence ATGGCCAATCGTACATTAAAAGAGAGTCAGGACGTTGTAGATCAATACATATCACAGTTTAAAGAAGGCTATTTCAGTCCTTTAGCTATGCTTGCACGATTAACAGAAGAACTAGGTGAACTTGCTCGTGAAGTGAACCATCACTATGGTGAGAAACCGAAAAAATCAACAGAGGATAAGAAGACGGTGGAAGAAGAACTTGGAGATATGTTCTTCGTTTTGATCTGTCTTGCAAATTCATTAAATATAGATCTGGATGATGCGTTAAAGACCGTTATGAATAAGTTTGAAACTCGCGACAAAGATAGATGGACAAAAAAAGAGGGAGAGACGACACATGAATAA
- a CDS encoding YitT family protein has product MTYPIKLKNILFILLGAAIFSFGIVHFNMTNNLAEGGFTGITLILYFLFSIDPSYSNLALNIPLFFVGWKLLGRNAFIYTIIGTVAVSVFLFIFQRFSFVTINLREDMTLAALFAGVFIGVGLGIIFRFGGTTGGVDIIARLGHKFLGWSMGKTMFIFDFVVIAISLVYLDYKEAMYTLVAVFIGARVIDFMQEGAYAGKAVMIFSDKNTEIAADIIKELDRGATILNGKGSFTGNIREVLYCVIAKNEIVRIKQVIERIDPHAFVTVNDVHEVIGEGFTLDADKNPIGR; this is encoded by the coding sequence ATGACTTATCCAATCAAACTAAAAAATATTTTATTCATCTTACTAGGCGCAGCCATCTTTTCTTTTGGAATCGTTCATTTTAACATGACGAACAATTTAGCAGAAGGTGGTTTTACAGGGATCACCCTTATTCTCTATTTTCTTTTCTCGATCGATCCTTCTTATTCTAACCTTGCACTCAACATTCCATTGTTCTTTGTCGGATGGAAGCTGCTAGGAAGAAACGCCTTTATCTATACGATCATCGGAACAGTTGCCGTCTCTGTGTTTTTGTTTATCTTTCAGCGCTTCTCATTCGTTACGATCAATCTGAGGGAAGATATGACACTTGCCGCTTTATTTGCTGGTGTATTTATAGGAGTCGGACTAGGCATCATCTTCCGATTCGGAGGTACGACTGGCGGAGTAGATATTATCGCAAGACTCGGACATAAATTTTTAGGTTGGAGCATGGGTAAGACGATGTTCATCTTTGATTTCGTTGTTATCGCGATCTCTCTCGTATACTTAGACTATAAAGAAGCGATGTACACACTCGTTGCTGTATTCATCGGCGCACGCGTGATTGATTTTATGCAAGAAGGTGCTTATGCTGGTAAAGCAGTCATGATCTTTTCAGATAAAAACACCGAGATCGCAGCGGATATCATTAAAGAACTAGACCGAGGTGCTACAATCCTAAACGGTAAGGGCTCGTTCACAGGAAATATCCGTGAAGTATTGTACTGCGTAATTGCTAAGAACGAGATCGTTCGTATTAAACAGGTGATCGAACGTATCGATCCACATGCCTTTGTAACGGTTAACGATGTTCATGAAGTGATCGGTGAAGGTTTCACACTAGATGCTGATAAAAATCCGATAGGTAGATAG
- a CDS encoding zinc metallopeptidase, translating to MGGFLIYFAILLIVPIWAQMRVKSTYKKYSKVSNSTGKTGAEVAREILDQNGLYNVQVEPVRGMLSDHYDPRSKVVRLSEDNYYGSSIAGAAVAAHEVGHAIQDAEGYAFLRFRHALVPVANIGSNFSFLLILGGMLLSSMNMFLLGIIFMSVAVLFQFVTLPVEFNASSRAMDQIVSTGLIRNNEERGARKVLNAAALTYVAGALVALLELARFIFMFIGMNQDD from the coding sequence ATGGGTGGATTTTTAATCTACTTCGCAATTTTGCTTATCGTTCCAATCTGGGCACAGATGCGAGTGAAGAGCACGTACAAAAAGTATTCAAAAGTGAGTAACAGCACAGGGAAGACTGGTGCAGAAGTAGCAAGAGAGATTTTAGACCAAAATGGACTCTACAATGTTCAAGTAGAGCCAGTTAGAGGGATGCTATCCGATCATTATGACCCTCGCAGTAAAGTTGTTCGTTTATCTGAAGATAACTATTACGGAAGTTCGATTGCAGGTGCAGCGGTTGCTGCCCACGAAGTAGGGCATGCGATTCAAGATGCTGAAGGTTATGCGTTCTTACGCTTCAGACATGCGCTAGTTCCTGTAGCTAACATCGGATCTAACTTCTCGTTTCTATTGATTCTTGGTGGTATGCTTTTAAGCTCGATGAACATGTTCCTTCTTGGAATCATCTTCATGTCAGTAGCTGTATTGTTCCAGTTCGTTACACTTCCGGTTGAGTTCAATGCAAGCTCTCGTGCGATGGACCAGATCGTATCAACGGGTCTGATCCGCAACAACGAAGAGCGAGGAGCACGTAAAGTACTAAACGCTGCTGCATTAACTTATGTAGCTGGTGCTCTTGTAGCCTTACTTGAACTAGCACGATTCATCTTCATGTTCATAGGGATGAATCAAGACGACTAA
- a CDS encoding sporulation protein YpjB produces the protein MRRFGWALMVLCMVFGLAMPAFASNHTKTKEWSEINELTSEIWELGKIERYEEAAGVLQFTSDNIIHIEDVLSLRPEQKRLVEYTFRDAVSSLQNPEWSKEKKLNKLTEVRLLVDALQTDYEPLWKKTGLMMLEPFITMEKGISEDDSVAFHQAANLLLERYETVRPALMVDLKDEDLQKLDEHVSYVDTNRSQILSNADHQKQLETAAADFEALFFAKKDNSEPSLFWLIFSIGGIISSTLAYVGWRKYKGDQQDGLRVPDER, from the coding sequence ATGAGAAGGTTTGGATGGGCATTGATGGTTCTTTGTATGGTTTTTGGACTTGCTATGCCAGCATTTGCATCAAATCATACAAAAACAAAAGAATGGTCTGAGATCAATGAGCTAACGAGTGAGATCTGGGAGCTTGGTAAGATAGAACGGTATGAAGAAGCTGCGGGAGTGTTGCAGTTTACTTCTGACAACATCATTCATATCGAAGATGTCTTGTCTTTGAGGCCAGAACAGAAACGTCTCGTTGAATATACGTTTAGAGATGCTGTGTCTTCTCTTCAGAATCCCGAATGGTCAAAAGAAAAAAAGTTAAACAAGCTTACAGAGGTTCGTTTATTAGTGGATGCCCTTCAGACCGACTATGAACCGTTATGGAAGAAAACAGGCCTTATGATGCTAGAGCCGTTTATCACGATGGAAAAAGGAATCAGTGAGGACGATTCTGTGGCGTTTCATCAGGCGGCAAATCTTTTACTTGAACGGTATGAAACGGTCAGACCGGCACTCATGGTCGACCTGAAAGATGAAGATCTTCAAAAGCTGGATGAACACGTTTCTTACGTTGATACGAACCGCAGTCAGATTTTATCAAATGCCGATCACCAAAAACAGCTTGAAACCGCTGCAGCTGACTTTGAAGCACTATTCTTTGCCAAAAAAGACAACTCGGAGCCATCACTGTTCTGGCTAATATTTTCAATCGGTGGCATCATATCATCAACACTAGCTTACGTTGGATGGAGAAAATACAAAGGTGATCAGCAAGATGGATTACGAGTGCCGGATGAACGATAA
- a CDS encoding DUF1405 domain-containing protein codes for MSWIRKIIMDRMFLLILLLINILGTIYGYYWYLYQLQDTPWYFLPFVPDSPTASLFFVFVIIGFLRDKQHGLIEALAVASLFKYGIWAVGMNLGGALVGTPLDLINYMLIFSHLGMAVQGLLYAPFYKIKGWHVTIAALVLFHNEIIDYVFDMMPRYDILDPYQDMIGYLTFWLSALSIFIVWKMRKA; via the coding sequence ATGTCCTGGATTCGAAAGATCATCATGGATCGAATGTTTTTATTAATATTACTCCTAATCAACATACTAGGCACGATCTACGGTTATTATTGGTATCTTTATCAGCTTCAAGATACGCCTTGGTACTTTTTACCTTTCGTGCCAGACAGTCCAACAGCATCTTTGTTTTTTGTTTTTGTTATCATCGGCTTTTTGAGAGATAAACAGCACGGGTTAATCGAAGCATTAGCTGTGGCGTCACTTTTTAAGTATGGCATATGGGCGGTAGGGATGAATCTTGGTGGTGCTCTTGTTGGGACACCTCTCGATCTTATCAACTATATGCTTATCTTTTCACACCTCGGTATGGCGGTCCAAGGGCTACTATATGCGCCGTTTTATAAGATCAAGGGTTGGCATGTAACCATCGCAGCACTCGTCCTTTTTCATAACGAGATCATCGATTATGTGTTTGATATGATGCCTAGGTATGACATTTTAGATCCGTATCAAGATATGATCGGATACTTGACCTTCTGGTTATCGGCTCTGTCGATCTTCATTGTATGGAAGATGAGAAAAGCGTGA
- a CDS encoding menaquinol-cytochrome c reductase cytochrome b/c subunit, giving the protein MHRGKGMKFVGDSRVPAERKPNIPKDYSEFPGKTEAFWPNFLLKEWMVGAVFLIGYLILTIVHESPLEKKADPTDAGYIPLPDWYFLFLYQLLKYKYAAGDYVLIGTVIIPGLAFGALMLAPFLDKGLERRPSKRPIATGLMLLGLISVTYLTWESVVTHDWEKAKTQGKIVDVSFDENDPGYKIYQKQSCVGCHGNTLSGGASGPSLVGTGLKPEEIMKIAKEGKPPAMPPNAFKGSDKELKQLAEFISKLEKK; this is encoded by the coding sequence ATGCATCGCGGTAAAGGAATGAAGTTTGTCGGTGACTCTCGTGTCCCTGCTGAGCGCAAGCCGAATATCCCAAAAGACTATTCGGAGTTTCCAGGAAAAACGGAAGCGTTCTGGCCAAACTTTCTTTTAAAAGAATGGATGGTAGGAGCGGTATTCTTAATCGGATACCTTATCCTAACAATCGTCCATGAATCTCCTTTGGAGAAAAAAGCAGATCCTACCGATGCTGGATATATTCCTCTACCAGACTGGTACTTCCTATTTTTATACCAGCTTCTGAAGTACAAGTATGCGGCAGGGGATTATGTTCTTATCGGTACTGTTATTATACCGGGTCTAGCGTTTGGTGCTTTAATGCTTGCACCATTCTTAGACAAAGGGTTGGAGCGACGTCCTTCTAAACGTCCGATCGCAACTGGATTAATGTTATTAGGTTTGATCTCTGTTACATATTTAACATGGGAATCTGTTGTGACTCACGATTGGGAAAAAGCGAAGACTCAAGGTAAGATCGTCGATGTTAGTTTTGATGAAAACGATCCTGGATATAAGATCTACCAAAAACAGAGCTGTGTAGGCTGTCATGGTAACACGTTATCAGGTGGAGCGTCAGGACCATCATTGGTCGGTACAGGGTTAAAACCTGAAGAGATCATGAAGATCGCAAAAGAAGGTAAGCCACCAGCTATGCCTCCGAATGCGTTTAAAGGGTCAGATAAAGAGCTAAAACAATTAGCTGAGTTTATCTCAAAACTTGAAAAGAAATAA